A DNA window from Halomicrobium mukohataei DSM 12286 contains the following coding sequences:
- a CDS encoding extracellular solute-binding protein, producing the protein MSNNHSDDDGQRSSVSRRRFVAASGASGVAATLAGCADLVGGGDGGDGGSDGGDGTGATTGEGGSDGATTIQWGIGPTAVQTAGEEMKTALHEAGGLRDDIEIEWVPSASDTGEVRSNYNRILNADQSDPDIFQMDNGWVNIFIQRGLIQNLSETLPEDLLSDINENYFSGFTDTARDPSSGDLYGVPLFPDFPTMQYRKDLVEQAGYDPESENWATEPMTWEEWSHVVADVKDNADAEYGFTTQWDIYEGTACCTFNEVMSSWGGAYFGGRENLFGPVGERPITVDEPEVHNALNMMRKFVHDEEFDGTFADYAGNIAPTDILGWIEEPSRSPFAEGDAVFHRNWPYSLALTGRNPEETDDPALGEDLGAMPIPYAVSESEAAQPGTGGTTSALGGWHLTFNPNSDNLDVIDEVVSAVMEPDFALELFRLQGWLPPRPELFNSDEARNVAPVGRYMDTLQVAGENAMARPVTPVWSQQSSDIAQSANRVVGQETSAEDAMASLTSSLEATEQN; encoded by the coding sequence ATGTCAAATAATCATTCGGACGACGACGGACAGCGAAGCAGTGTCTCTCGACGACGGTTCGTCGCAGCCAGCGGTGCATCGGGCGTCGCGGCGACACTCGCCGGCTGCGCAGATCTGGTCGGTGGCGGGGACGGCGGCGACGGTGGCAGCGACGGCGGCGACGGTACCGGAGCGACGACGGGCGAGGGCGGGAGCGACGGCGCGACGACGATCCAGTGGGGCATCGGGCCGACCGCCGTCCAGACGGCCGGCGAGGAGATGAAGACGGCACTCCACGAAGCGGGTGGCCTCAGAGACGACATCGAGATCGAGTGGGTCCCCAGCGCCTCGGACACGGGCGAGGTCCGCTCGAACTACAACCGCATCCTCAACGCGGACCAGAGCGACCCCGATATCTTCCAGATGGACAACGGCTGGGTGAACATCTTCATCCAGCGCGGGCTGATCCAGAACCTCTCGGAGACGCTCCCGGAGGATCTCCTCTCGGACATCAACGAGAACTACTTCAGCGGGTTCACCGACACGGCCCGAGACCCGTCGTCGGGTGACCTCTACGGCGTGCCGCTGTTCCCCGACTTCCCGACGATGCAGTACCGCAAGGACCTCGTCGAACAAGCGGGCTACGACCCGGAAAGCGAGAACTGGGCGACCGAGCCGATGACGTGGGAGGAGTGGTCCCACGTCGTCGCCGACGTGAAGGACAACGCCGACGCCGAGTACGGCTTTACGACCCAGTGGGACATCTACGAGGGCACCGCCTGCTGTACGTTCAACGAGGTCATGTCATCGTGGGGCGGCGCGTACTTCGGCGGCCGCGAGAACCTCTTCGGTCCGGTCGGCGAGCGTCCGATCACGGTCGACGAGCCCGAGGTCCACAACGCGCTCAACATGATGCGGAAGTTCGTCCACGACGAGGAGTTCGACGGGACCTTCGCGGACTACGCCGGCAACATCGCGCCGACGGACATCCTCGGCTGGATCGAGGAGCCCTCTCGCTCGCCCTTCGCCGAGGGCGACGCAGTCTTCCACCGCAACTGGCCGTACTCGCTCGCGCTGACCGGCCGGAACCCCGAGGAGACCGACGATCCCGCACTCGGCGAGGACCTGGGTGCGATGCCGATCCCCTACGCCGTCTCCGAGAGCGAGGCCGCCCAGCCCGGAACCGGTGGCACGACCTCGGCGCTCGGTGGCTGGCACCTCACGTTCAACCCCAACAGCGACAACCTCGACGTCATCGACGAGGTCGTCTCGGCCGTCATGGAGCCGGACTTCGCCCTCGAACTGTTCCGACTGCAGGGGTGGCTCCCGCCGCGTCCCGAGCTGTTCAACTCCGACGAGGCCCGGAACGTCGCACCGGTCGGGCGCTACATGGACACGCTCCAGGTGGCCGGTGAGAACGCGATGGCACGGCCGGTCACGCCGGTCTGGAGCCAGCAGTCCAGCGACATCGCCCAGTCGGCCAACAGGGTCGTCGGCCAGGAAACCTCGGCCGAGGACGCGATGGCTTCGCTGACCTCCAGCCTCGAAGCCACCGAACAGAACTGA
- a CDS encoding carbohydrate ABC transporter permease, producing MSTETAGGERESRRSGPLVRVTRWMENLSDTTYAYLLLTPVFVLLGSIAIYPLLRTFEMSLFAQTFTGLGEFVGPGNYVDLFTGNMDRYLPGQPTFLPQSYGVQGLVTSALTMTLLFAFVSVFFETIIGMGQALILDQEFYGRRWIRAAIIIPWAVPVVIQGMMFYLMFQPSIGFLTPPLADLGLLAPTNTLNDPASATFVIIVADIWKTSAFMALLILAGLQSIDRGLYDVAKVAGASKWQQFKHITFPLILPTIAVAVLFRSVAAMRVYGIIDIVSSCTVVPSLSCMVVESFFSGFNAAAGTIAFTTAAIIGLVVMSLILWQGEEAI from the coding sequence ATGAGTACCGAGACGGCGGGTGGTGAACGCGAATCACGTCGCTCGGGGCCGCTGGTTCGTGTCACCCGCTGGATGGAGAACCTCAGCGACACCACCTACGCGTACCTGCTCTTGACGCCCGTGTTCGTCCTGCTGGGGAGTATCGCCATCTACCCCCTGTTGCGGACCTTCGAGATGTCGCTGTTCGCCCAGACGTTTACCGGCCTCGGGGAGTTCGTCGGCCCGGGGAACTACGTCGACCTGTTCACCGGGAACATGGATCGGTACCTCCCCGGACAGCCGACGTTCCTGCCACAGAGCTACGGCGTGCAGGGCCTCGTGACGAGCGCGCTGACGATGACGCTTCTCTTCGCGTTCGTGAGCGTGTTCTTCGAGACGATCATCGGCATGGGGCAGGCGCTGATCCTCGATCAGGAGTTCTACGGTCGCCGCTGGATTCGTGCCGCGATCATCATCCCGTGGGCGGTGCCGGTCGTCATTCAGGGGATGATGTTCTACCTGATGTTCCAGCCCAGCATCGGATTCCTGACGCCGCCACTGGCGGATCTCGGCCTGCTCGCGCCCACGAACACGCTCAACGACCCCGCGAGCGCGACGTTCGTCATCATCGTCGCCGACATCTGGAAGACCTCGGCGTTCATGGCGCTGCTGATCCTCGCGGGCCTCCAGAGCATCGACCGTGGCCTCTACGACGTGGCGAAAGTCGCCGGGGCCTCGAAGTGGCAGCAGTTCAAGCACATCACCTTCCCGCTGATCCTGCCGACCATCGCCGTCGCGGTGCTGTTCCGGTCGGTCGCGGCCATGCGGGTGTACGGGATCATCGACATCGTCTCCAGCTGTACCGTCGTGCCGTCGCTGTCCTGTATGGTCGTCGAGTCCTTCTTTTCGGGCTTCAACGCGGCCGCCGGGACCATCGCGTTCACCACGGCGGCGATCATCGGGCTGGTCGTGATGTCGCTGATCCTCTGGCAGGGAGAGGAGGCGATCTAA
- a CDS encoding carbohydrate ABC transporter permease, giving the protein MATIDDTDEPDGPLNRWVQRAIEDPERVYRALFYTAMVFFMVTTLFPFYWLLVLAVTPNSEIIGGGFIPEIELFGATVPFPLPVPQGFNPGAFVDVFREIPFHLYMLNSFALAVTTTIIVLVVASLAGYVFGRLEFPGRAVLMLAILAISYFPPAAFVVPLYDVFAGNAVNIPFTDVALFQSIELLNTPGSMVLPFSALFMPLSIFILTTFYGQIPDGLEDAARVEGTTRLGALFRVIMPLSAPGVATAAVLTFISVYNEYFFSSIMATSPQAGNWSPLVGGILSYQTQYTTSFNLMAAASVVGVLPMLILVVVAQERIVSGLTSGALKE; this is encoded by the coding sequence ATGGCGACGATAGACGACACCGACGAGCCGGACGGACCGCTCAACCGCTGGGTCCAGCGGGCGATCGAGGACCCGGAACGCGTCTACCGGGCGCTGTTCTACACCGCGATGGTCTTTTTCATGGTCACCACGCTGTTTCCGTTCTACTGGCTGCTGGTGCTGGCGGTGACGCCCAACAGCGAGATCATCGGCGGCGGTTTCATCCCGGAAATCGAGCTGTTCGGGGCGACGGTCCCGTTCCCGCTGCCGGTCCCACAGGGGTTCAATCCGGGCGCGTTCGTCGACGTGTTCAGGGAGATTCCGTTTCACCTGTACATGCTGAACAGCTTCGCGCTGGCGGTGACGACGACGATCATCGTGCTCGTCGTCGCCAGTCTGGCGGGCTACGTCTTCGGCCGCCTGGAGTTCCCGGGCCGGGCAGTGCTGATGCTCGCGATTCTGGCGATCAGCTACTTCCCGCCCGCCGCCTTCGTCGTCCCGCTGTACGACGTCTTCGCCGGCAACGCCGTGAACATCCCCTTCACGGACGTGGCGCTGTTTCAGTCGATCGAACTGCTGAACACGCCGGGGTCGATGGTGCTTCCCTTCAGCGCCCTGTTCATGCCGCTGTCGATCTTCATCCTGACGACGTTCTACGGCCAGATTCCGGACGGACTGGAGGACGCGGCCCGCGTCGAAGGGACGACCCGACTCGGCGCGCTGTTCCGGGTCATCATGCCGCTGTCGGCCCCCGGCGTGGCGACCGCAGCGGTCTTGACGTTCATCTCGGTGTACAACGAGTACTTCTTCAGCTCGATCATGGCGACCTCCCCGCAGGCGGGCAACTGGTCGCCCCTGGTCGGCGGGATCCTCAGCTACCAGACCCAGTACACTACCTCGTTCAACCTGATGGCGGCGGCGAGCGTCGTGGGCGTGCTCCCGATGCTCATCCTCGTCGTCGTCGCACAGGAACGCATCGTCAGCGGACTCACCTCGGGAGCACTCAAGGAGTAA
- a CDS encoding ABC transporter ATP-binding protein, producing MARLKLEHVTKRYEDVTAVDDMNLDIEDGEFVCLVGPSGCGKSTTMETIAGLTIPTEGKVFIGDRDVTNLPPKDRGIAMVFQNIALFPHMDVYDNISFGLRLRDYPKEEIDRRVERAADIVQLEGMLERMPDEMSGGQRQRVAIARAIVREPDVFLMDEPLANLDAKLRVHMRTELQRLHKELDTTIIYVTHDQAEAMTMSDRIAVLDTGELQQIDPPLVCYNEPTNLFVAGFIGSPSMNFLNGTVGTDAIETPNFSIEFDPARVDGLAPGDDVTVGVRPEDVYPESVADDVAHPTAAIQARSDVLEPMGDEIFAYLLLGDGETSMSQEAATDDQLLMSIEPDSDLREEEAVSVVLDRRKIHLFDDATGDAIAHGIVDVTGEGSTGTRAESDD from the coding sequence ATGGCACGCCTCAAACTCGAACACGTCACGAAACGCTACGAAGATGTCACGGCAGTCGACGACATGAACCTCGATATCGAAGACGGGGAGTTCGTCTGTCTCGTCGGCCCCTCGGGCTGTGGGAAGTCGACGACGATGGAGACGATCGCCGGTCTCACCATCCCGACCGAGGGGAAGGTGTTCATCGGCGATCGGGACGTGACGAACCTGCCGCCCAAGGACCGCGGGATCGCGATGGTGTTCCAGAACATCGCGCTCTTTCCCCACATGGACGTGTACGACAACATCAGCTTCGGCCTGCGTCTCAGGGATTACCCCAAAGAGGAGATCGATCGCCGCGTCGAGCGGGCCGCCGACATCGTGCAACTGGAGGGGATGCTCGAACGGATGCCGGACGAGATGTCCGGCGGCCAACGCCAGCGCGTCGCGATCGCGCGTGCGATCGTCCGGGAGCCCGACGTGTTCCTGATGGACGAACCGCTGGCGAATCTCGACGCCAAACTCCGGGTCCACATGCGGACGGAACTCCAGCGACTCCACAAGGAACTGGACACGACGATCATCTACGTCACCCACGACCAGGCCGAGGCGATGACGATGTCGGACCGGATCGCCGTCCTCGACACCGGGGAACTCCAGCAGATCGATCCGCCGCTGGTCTGTTACAACGAACCGACGAACCTCTTCGTCGCGGGCTTTATCGGCTCCCCGTCGATGAACTTCCTCAACGGCACCGTCGGGACCGACGCGATCGAGACGCCGAACTTCTCGATCGAGTTCGATCCCGCCCGCGTCGACGGGCTGGCACCTGGCGACGACGTGACCGTCGGCGTCCGGCCGGAAGACGTGTATCCCGAGTCGGTGGCCGACGACGTCGCCCACCCCACCGCCGCGATCCAGGCCCGTTCGGACGTGCTGGAGCCGATGGGCGACGAGATCTTCGCGTACCTCCTGCTGGGCGACGGCGAGACATCGATGTCACAGGAGGCCGCGACGGACGATCAGTTGCTCATGAGCATCGAACCGGACTCAGACCTCCGGGAAGAAGAGGCGGTCAGCGTCGTGCTCGACCGGCGAAAGATCCACCTGTTCGACGACGCGACCGGCGACGCCATCGCCCACGGAATCGTCGACGTGACCGGCGAGGGATCGACGGGGACGCGCGCGGAGAGTGACGACTGA
- a CDS encoding Gfo/Idh/MocA family protein — MTDIEDVRLGFVGLGNIAHLHADQVLDVGGTVAAGTDIDEDAREEFAAAYDADVYEDEGAMYEYVDAVVVSTPNTFHEEYVTSALEAGLSVLVEKPLAHSLESAERIADVAADAEGFCMVGFHNRFRGPVQVLDQYRRDGELGDVSHVEANYIRRRGVPGRGSWFTRKEVSGGGAVIDIGTHAIDVALHLLGFPEIEEVSAQTRAQFGPDDDYTYLNMWGYDEGAGGFDVDDSATAFVRCANGTTISLEVAWASNRYPSQELVVRGDGGGAHLDMADDSLTVLDTADDGAAHHRDTEIETADQEAHGLEQEYFLEHVASGDTPEMNTIEQGLTVQRVMDAIYRSSEAGKAVSVE; from the coding sequence ATGACTGACATAGAAGACGTTCGACTCGGCTTCGTTGGACTCGGCAACATCGCACACCTGCACGCGGACCAGGTACTCGACGTGGGGGGGACGGTGGCCGCCGGGACCGACATCGACGAGGACGCTCGCGAGGAGTTCGCGGCGGCCTACGACGCCGACGTGTACGAAGACGAGGGCGCGATGTACGAGTACGTCGACGCCGTCGTCGTCTCGACGCCCAACACGTTCCACGAGGAGTACGTGACCAGCGCGCTCGAAGCGGGCCTCTCCGTGCTCGTCGAGAAGCCACTCGCCCACTCTCTGGAGAGTGCCGAGCGGATCGCGGACGTGGCGGCCGACGCCGAGGGCTTTTGCATGGTCGGGTTCCACAACCGCTTCCGGGGGCCGGTCCAGGTCCTCGACCAGTACCGCCGGGACGGCGAACTCGGCGACGTCTCTCACGTCGAAGCGAACTACATCCGCCGACGCGGCGTCCCCGGTCGTGGCAGCTGGTTCACCCGGAAGGAGGTCTCCGGCGGCGGCGCGGTCATCGACATCGGGACCCACGCCATCGACGTGGCGCTACACCTGCTGGGCTTCCCGGAGATCGAAGAGGTCTCGGCACAGACCCGCGCGCAGTTCGGTCCGGACGACGACTACACGTATCTGAACATGTGGGGCTACGACGAGGGTGCCGGCGGCTTCGACGTCGACGACTCCGCCACGGCGTTCGTCCGCTGTGCGAACGGCACGACGATCTCGCTGGAGGTCGCGTGGGCGAGCAACCGCTACCCGAGTCAGGAACTCGTCGTTCGCGGCGACGGAGGCGGCGCGCACCTCGACATGGCCGACGACTCCCTGACCGTGCTCGATACGGCCGACGACGGCGCGGCCCACCACCGTGACACCGAGATCGAGACCGCAGACCAGGAGGCTCACGGACTCGAACAGGAGTACTTCCTCGAACACGTCGCCAGCGGCGACACCCCCGAGATGAACACGATCGAGCAGGGGCTGACCGTCCAGCGCGTGATGGACGCGATCTATCGGTCCAGCGAGGCCGGCAAAGCGGTCTCGGTGGAGTAG
- a CDS encoding glucose 1-dehydrogenase, whose protein sequence is MKAVAIRRGSDEPELIEKPRPEPKHGEALVRTLRVGVDGTDHEVLSGSHGGFPEGEDHMVMGHEAVGVVEDPNGTGLDEGQYVVPTVRRKPNGETNEYFRRNEPDMAPDGEYFERGIVGEHGYMSEYFTSPADFLIPIEAEIAPYGIFVEPLSNTEKALEHARATRSAFDWYPESAAVLGNGPLGLLTLWQLTQEFDRTYCLGRRDRPDPTIEFIDEVGATYIDSRETPVDEIPDEHEGMDFIYEATGYAPHAFETVQALAPNGVGALLGIPGSWDFEIDGGSLHNDIVLHNKCLFGSVNAGIRHFAEGAAVVEAMPDDLLDHLVTTVTDPENVEPAFEDGDDQIKAIVEFESP, encoded by the coding sequence ATGAAAGCTGTCGCAATCCGTCGCGGGAGCGACGAGCCAGAACTGATCGAGAAGCCACGGCCGGAGCCAAAACACGGCGAAGCGCTGGTTCGGACGCTCCGAGTCGGTGTCGACGGCACCGACCACGAGGTGTTGAGCGGGTCCCACGGCGGGTTCCCCGAGGGCGAGGACCACATGGTGATGGGCCACGAGGCCGTCGGGGTCGTCGAGGATCCCAACGGCACCGGCCTCGACGAGGGCCAGTACGTCGTTCCGACGGTCCGTCGGAAGCCCAACGGCGAGACAAACGAGTACTTCCGCCGCAACGAGCCGGACATGGCTCCCGACGGCGAGTACTTCGAACGCGGGATCGTCGGCGAGCACGGCTACATGTCCGAGTACTTCACCAGTCCCGCGGACTTCCTGATCCCCATCGAGGCGGAGATCGCGCCGTACGGCATCTTCGTCGAACCGCTGTCGAACACGGAGAAGGCGCTGGAACACGCTCGCGCGACCCGCTCTGCGTTCGACTGGTACCCCGAGTCGGCCGCCGTGCTGGGCAACGGTCCGCTCGGTCTGTTGACGCTGTGGCAGCTCACCCAGGAGTTCGATCGTACCTACTGTCTCGGTCGACGCGACCGGCCCGACCCGACCATCGAGTTCATCGACGAGGTCGGTGCGACGTACATCGACTCCCGCGAGACGCCGGTCGACGAGATCCCCGACGAGCACGAGGGGATGGACTTCATCTACGAGGCGACCGGCTACGCGCCCCACGCGTTCGAGACCGTCCAGGCGCTCGCGCCAAACGGCGTCGGCGCGCTGCTGGGCATCCCCGGCTCCTGGGACTTCGAGATCGACGGCGGCTCGCTGCACAACGACATCGTCCTCCACAACAAGTGTCTGTTCGGCTCGGTCAACGCCGGTATCCGACACTTCGCGGAGGGGGCGGCAGTCGTCGAGGCGATGCCCGACGACCTGCTCGATCACCTCGTGACGACGGTCACCGACCCGGAGAACGTCGAGCCGGCCTTCGAGGACGGCGACGACCAGATCAAGGCGATCGTCGAGTTCGAGTCGCCCTGA
- the trmB gene encoding HTH-type sugar sensing transcriptional regulator TrmB, with protein sequence MPRDDLRDALEQVITVFDLGEYEVTAYLAVLEHGELSASELSEHTDIPQPRVYDTVRSLSDVGLVELKDSRPMTVLAIDPREAFDDVQSSLDSLVDDLSRRYTAPTRKPEAVSLVKSRPTILRYLEDIITAAEYELMLSLTPRLLDRFEDALRSVHDEGVAIEIVLSPAAKAPPAGEFDYRGLATTVKGRRGITTPVVAVADGNYSMYATRESVRGNNDRYGVIFNRSELGFLVSGFLNTVLWTTAETIVGNGEDLSFPRRYGTIRRCISDLQALDGEFYAAIEGRDVESGDPRVVEGRIVEAEFGRNREVATLTVDGEDGRVAVGDRVAAYEDIEAFTISVGRDEPPTT encoded by the coding sequence ATGCCCCGCGACGACCTCCGGGACGCACTGGAGCAGGTCATCACCGTCTTCGACCTCGGTGAGTACGAGGTCACGGCCTACCTCGCGGTGCTGGAACACGGCGAGCTCTCCGCGTCGGAGCTGTCCGAACACACGGACATCCCACAGCCACGGGTCTACGACACCGTCCGGAGTCTCAGCGACGTTGGCCTCGTCGAGCTGAAAGACAGCCGCCCGATGACGGTGCTCGCGATCGATCCACGGGAGGCCTTCGACGACGTGCAGTCCTCGCTCGACTCCCTCGTCGACGACCTCTCGCGGCGCTACACCGCGCCGACGCGCAAGCCCGAGGCGGTCTCGCTGGTGAAGTCCCGGCCGACGATACTGCGCTATCTCGAAGACATCATCACCGCCGCCGAGTACGAGCTGATGCTGTCGCTGACCCCCCGGCTGCTCGATCGGTTCGAGGACGCGCTCCGGTCGGTCCACGACGAGGGCGTCGCCATCGAGATCGTCCTCTCGCCGGCCGCCAAAGCCCCGCCTGCCGGCGAGTTCGACTACCGGGGCCTCGCCACGACCGTCAAAGGGCGTCGCGGGATCACGACCCCGGTGGTCGCCGTCGCCGACGGCAACTACTCGATGTACGCCACCCGCGAGAGCGTGCGCGGGAACAACGACCGCTACGGCGTCATCTTCAACCGCTCTGAGCTCGGCTTTCTCGTCTCGGGCTTTCTCAACACGGTGCTGTGGACGACCGCCGAGACGATCGTCGGCAACGGCGAGGACCTGTCGTTTCCCCGGCGTTACGGCACGATCCGACGGTGTATCTCAGACCTGCAGGCCCTCGACGGCGAGTTCTACGCGGCCATCGAGGGACGGGACGTCGAGAGTGGCGATCCGCGCGTCGTCGAGGGCCGAATCGTCGAAGCGGAGTTCGGCCGCAACCGCGAGGTCGCGACCCTGACGGTCGACGGCGAGGACGGACGCGTCGCCGTCGGAGACCGCGTGGCCGCCTACGAAGATATCGAAGCGTTCACGATCAGCGTCGGCCGCGACGAACCGCCCACGACGTAG
- a CDS encoding dolichyl-phosphate hexose transferase — MSQQTVSDGEDGFTFDDLTVVMGTYNEAEAIGTVLSDIDAETDGRANVICVDGSSDRTPEIARDHGARVIEQEPQGYGVAVREAVLAADRPVVVTTDCDDTYPMDRLGDFLDLIDDGADVVSGDRLYHGADPMPAFNRFGNHAFAVLASVLMGERVHDTTTGMRAYRREVVQKIEWTENTGLSAELLIRPLMRGYDVREEPIAYAERAGETKLDPLSGGAAIAKSIVKVCLQERVR; from the coding sequence ATGAGCCAACAGACGGTTTCAGACGGGGAGGATGGGTTCACTTTCGACGACCTGACGGTCGTCATGGGGACGTACAACGAGGCCGAAGCGATCGGGACGGTCCTCTCTGACATCGACGCCGAGACGGACGGCCGCGCGAACGTGATCTGTGTCGACGGGTCGAGCGACCGCACGCCGGAGATCGCCCGGGACCACGGTGCCCGCGTCATCGAACAGGAGCCACAGGGGTACGGCGTCGCCGTCCGCGAGGCGGTGCTGGCCGCCGACCGGCCCGTGGTGGTCACGACCGACTGCGACGACACGTACCCGATGGATCGGCTCGGCGACTTTCTCGATCTGATCGACGACGGCGCGGACGTGGTCAGCGGCGACCGGCTCTACCACGGTGCCGATCCGATGCCGGCGTTCAATCGCTTCGGGAACCACGCCTTCGCCGTCCTGGCGAGTGTCCTGATGGGCGAGCGCGTCCACGATACGACGACCGGCATGCGGGCCTACCGCCGCGAGGTCGTCCAGAAGATCGAGTGGACCGAGAACACCGGCCTCTCGGCGGAGCTGTTGATCCGTCCGCTGATGCGGGGCTACGACGTGCGCGAGGAGCCCATCGCCTACGCCGAGCGAGCCGGCGAGACGAAGCTCGACCCGCTCTCGGGCGGTGCAGCCATCGCGAAGTCGATCGTCAAAGTCTGCCTCCAAGAGAGAGTCCGCTGA
- a CDS encoding gluconate 2-dehydrogenase subunit 3 family protein produces MTDYELTRRDAVIALGIGGVAAGSALTWDRLRRDDEQSGLSERQRETLLALADTIYPDAVDNVDAFVERYVVGKITDRPAYGRGVATALDDLESYAQTWEEQSFAALDRAGRDGLLREFGVDTADPDPDGRPEERVRYYLINELQYALYSSPTGGRLVGLENPQGHPGGTESYRQPPGR; encoded by the coding sequence ATGACCGACTACGAACTCACGCGACGCGACGCGGTGATCGCACTCGGCATCGGCGGCGTCGCCGCCGGGAGCGCGTTGACCTGGGATCGGCTCCGTCGGGACGACGAGCAGTCGGGGCTATCGGAGCGACAGCGCGAGACGCTGCTCGCGCTCGCAGACACGATCTACCCCGACGCCGTCGACAACGTCGACGCGTTCGTCGAGCGGTACGTCGTCGGGAAGATCACCGACCGGCCGGCGTACGGGCGTGGCGTGGCGACGGCGCTGGACGACCTCGAATCCTACGCCCAGACGTGGGAGGAACAGTCCTTCGCAGCGCTCGACCGGGCCGGGAGAGACGGGTTGCTCCGGGAGTTCGGCGTCGACACTGCGGATCCGGACCCAGACGGACGGCCAGAAGAGCGAGTCCGGTACTACCTGATCAACGAACTCCAGTACGCGCTGTACTCGTCCCCGACCGGCGGCAGGCTCGTCGGCCTGGAAAACCCGCAGGGGCATCCCGGCGGGACGGAGAGCTACCGACAGCCGCCCGGGCGGTGA